The following coding sequences lie in one Rutidosis leptorrhynchoides isolate AG116_Rl617_1_P2 chromosome 4, CSIRO_AGI_Rlap_v1, whole genome shotgun sequence genomic window:
- the LOC139842085 gene encoding uncharacterized mitochondrial protein AtMg00810-like, translating to MHDPREQHLHALKQILRYIQGTTDLGLQLYASSPTTLVAYSDAYWAGCPTTRRSTSGYCVFLGSNLLSWSSKRQLTPSRSSGKAEYRGVANAVAETCWIRNLLRELHCPLTSATLVYCDNVISVYLSTNPVQHQ from the coding sequence ATGCATGATCCTCGAGAGCAACATTTACACGCTCTCAAACAGATACTTCGTTATATTCAGGGAACTACCGATCTTGGCCTGCAACTCTATGCGTCATCTCCTACCACTTTAGTTGCATATTCTGATGCATATTGGGCTGGTTGCCCGACCACCAGACGCTCCACGTCTGGTTATTGTGTTTTTCTCGGCAGCAATCTTCTTTCCTGGTCTTCCAAGCGGCAGCTCACGCCATCCCGATCCAGTGGCAAAGCGGAATATCGCGGAGTTGCTAATGCTGTTGCCGAAACATGTTGGATTCGTAATCTACTACGTGAGCTTCACTGCCCGCTCACCTCGGCTACTTTGGTTTACTGTGATAATGTCATCTCCGTCTATCTCTCCACTAATCCGGTTCAACACCAGTGA